One genomic window of Elaeis guineensis isolate ETL-2024a chromosome 2, EG11, whole genome shotgun sequence includes the following:
- the LOC140855601 gene encoding putative laccase-9 isoform X2, with protein sequence MVLCSPLAVLISAMTRHYSFVIEEASYMRLCHTKKILTVNGQFSGPTIEARKSDTIMGRVYNRAGHGVEQPRNPWSDGPEYVTQCPIQPGTNFTYTILFSEEEGTLWRHAHNDWNRATVIVHPRCGTTFPSLKPYKEIPIILGDQPFGSVEPSHSLAWL encoded by the exons ATGGTGTTATGCAGTCCACTTGCTGTCCTAATTTCGGCTATGACTCGCCATTATAGCTTCGTT ATAGAAGAAGCTTCATACATGCGTCTCTGTCACACCAAGAAAATCCTGACGGTGAACGGTCAGTTCTCGGGGCCAACCATCGAAGCAAGAAAGAGTGACACCATTATGGGCAGAGTTTACAATCGTGCAGG GCATGGTGTGGAGCAGCCTAGGAACCCCTGGTCCGACGGGCCAGAGTACGTCACACAGTGTCCGATCCAGCCCGGAACTAACTTCACGTACACGATCCTCTTCTCTGAAGAGGAAGGGACCCTCTGGCGGCATGCCCACAACGATTGGAATCGGGCAACGGTTATAGTGCATCCTCGGTGCGGTACCACCTTCCCTTCCCTCAAGCCCTACAAGGAGATACCCATCATTCTAg GGGACCAACCTTTTGGCAGCGTTGAACCATCCCATTCACTTGCATGGCTATAG
- the LOC140855601 gene encoding putative laccase-9 isoform X1 — protein MVLCSPLAVLISAMTRHYSFVIEEASYMRLCHTKKILTVNGQFSGPTIEARKSDTIMGRVYNRAGHGVEQPRNPWSDGPEYVTQCPIQPGTNFTYTILFSEEEGTLWRHAHNDWNRATVIVHPRCGTTFPSLKPYKEIPIILGEWWMANVSEVIEDALRTDGGRPKLFDAFTIR, from the exons ATGGTGTTATGCAGTCCACTTGCTGTCCTAATTTCGGCTATGACTCGCCATTATAGCTTCGTT ATAGAAGAAGCTTCATACATGCGTCTCTGTCACACCAAGAAAATCCTGACGGTGAACGGTCAGTTCTCGGGGCCAACCATCGAAGCAAGAAAGAGTGACACCATTATGGGCAGAGTTTACAATCGTGCAGG GCATGGTGTGGAGCAGCCTAGGAACCCCTGGTCCGACGGGCCAGAGTACGTCACACAGTGTCCGATCCAGCCCGGAACTAACTTCACGTACACGATCCTCTTCTCTGAAGAGGAAGGGACCCTCTGGCGGCATGCCCACAACGATTGGAATCGGGCAACGGTTATAGTGCATCCTCGGTGCGGTACCACCTTCCCTTCCCTCAAGCCCTACAAGGAGATACCCATCATTCTAg GAGAATGGTGGATGGCCAACGTGAGTGAAGTCATAGAAGACGCTCTCCGCACCGACGGTGGTCGGCCCAAGTTATTCGATGCCTTCACCATTAGATAA
- the LOC140855601 gene encoding putative laccase-9 isoform X3, with protein sequence MRLCHTKKILTVNGQFSGPTIEARKSDTIMGRVYNRAGHGVEQPRNPWSDGPEYVTQCPIQPGTNFTYTILFSEEEGTLWRHAHNDWNRATVIVHPRCGTTFPSLKPYKEIPIILGEWWMANVSEVIEDALRTDGGRPKLFDAFTIR encoded by the exons ATGCGTCTCTGTCACACCAAGAAAATCCTGACGGTGAACGGTCAGTTCTCGGGGCCAACCATCGAAGCAAGAAAGAGTGACACCATTATGGGCAGAGTTTACAATCGTGCAGG GCATGGTGTGGAGCAGCCTAGGAACCCCTGGTCCGACGGGCCAGAGTACGTCACACAGTGTCCGATCCAGCCCGGAACTAACTTCACGTACACGATCCTCTTCTCTGAAGAGGAAGGGACCCTCTGGCGGCATGCCCACAACGATTGGAATCGGGCAACGGTTATAGTGCATCCTCGGTGCGGTACCACCTTCCCTTCCCTCAAGCCCTACAAGGAGATACCCATCATTCTAg GAGAATGGTGGATGGCCAACGTGAGTGAAGTCATAGAAGACGCTCTCCGCACCGACGGTGGTCGGCCCAAGTTATTCGATGCCTTCACCATTAGATAA